The Toxorhynchites rutilus septentrionalis strain SRP chromosome 3, ASM2978413v1, whole genome shotgun sequence genome includes a region encoding these proteins:
- the LOC129775017 gene encoding alanine--tRNA ligase, cytoplasmic — translation MDTSLTAKQIRDIFLNFFKEKEHLYVHSSSTIPLDDPTLLFANAGMNQFKPIFLGTADPNSDMAKWVRTANTQKCIRAGGKHNDLDDVGKDVYHHTFFEMLGNWSFGDYFKKEICTWAWELLTDRLKLPKDRLYVTYFGGAPESGLEPDLECREIWLKLGVKEEHILPGSMKDNFWEMGETGPCGPCSELHFDRIGGRSVPELVNMDDPDVLEIWNLVFIQFNREQDGSLKLLPKKHIDCGMGFERLVSVIQDKRSNYDTDVFVPLFESIQKGTGAADYKGRVGADDVDGIDMAYRVLADHARTITIALADGGFPDNTGRGYVLRRILRRAVRYATEKLNAKPGFFATLVDTVVLLLGDTFPEVKKDPQHIKNIINEEEQQFLKTLTRGRNLLNRTIAKLGDSKIISGDVAWRLYDTYGFPVDLTQLMAEERNMSIDMEGYEKAKHQSYILSQGKEKSKTATVDLDVHAISELQEKKIPVTDDSFKYRYKAESIDPLAQYIFEECSGKVLALRYNNEFVEEIQTGQECAVILDKTNFYAESGGQIYDQGYLVKTSDESTEFNVNLVYNRGGYILHIGVVEGTLHVGDEVACHMDVTRRQLTMKNHSATHALNHSLLKVLGQDTDQRGSLVVPEKLRFDFTNKSAMTIEQVAEAERLTREVVKKNVQVYAKEANLAVAKSINGLRSVFDEVYPDPVRVISFGVPVEELETHPEGIAGTETSVEFCGGTHLHQSGHIVDFVIATEEAIAKGIRRIVALTGPEAVKALKKTELLENEMNALKSIIEADKTGKDSKEHVKKIVELSEDVSQAVVPYVKKDEIRNVLKSLKKTLDDKERAARAAVATTVVENAKELSLANKDAPFLVHRLEAFNNTKALDLALKEVRKINAEQSALFVSSDPDTKKIFCLASVPKSAVEKGLKANEWISHISPSLGGKGGGKPESAQASGANYDKVEEILELARKFAASKLS, via the exons ATGGATACTTCCTTGACAGCGAAGCAGATTCGGGATATTTTCCTGAATTTCTTCAAGGAGAAGGAGCATCTGTATGTGCACTCGTCCTCGACGATCCCGCTGGATGATCCGACTCTGCTCTTTGCTAACGCCGGGATGAACCAGTTCAAGCCCATTTTCCTGGGAACCGCCGATCCGAACAGCGATATGGCCAAATGGGTTCGCACAGCCAACACCCAGAAGTGCATCCGTGCCGGTGGCAAGCACAACGATTTGGACGATGTCGGAAAGGATGTTTATCATCATACGTTCTTCGAGATGTTGGGAAATTGGTCGTTTGGAgattatttcaagaaggaaattTGCACATGGGCTTGGGAGTTGTTGACCGATCGGCTGAAGCTGCCGAAGGATCGCTTATACGTGACGTACTTTGGTGGTGCACCGGAATCTGGTTTGGAGCCGGATTTGGAATGTCGCGAGATTTGGTTGAAGCTGGGCGTTAAGGAGGAGCACATTCTGCCGGGAAGCATGAAGGATAACTTCTGGGAGATGGGAGAGACTGGCCCGTGTGGACCGTGCTCGGAGTTGCACTTCGATCGTATTGGAGGTCGCAGTGTTCCCGAGCTGGTCAATATGGATGATCCGGATGTGCTTGAGATATGGAACTTGGTGTTCATCCAGTTTAATCGGGAGCAGGATGGATCCCTGAAGCTGCTTCCCAAGAAACACATCGACTGTGGAATGGGTTTCGAGCGATTGGTTTCGGTTATTCAGGACAAACGATCGAACTACGATACGGATGTGTTCGTGCCGTTGTTTGAATCGATACAGAAGGGAACAGGTGCTGCAGATTACAAAGGACGCGTTGGAGCCGATGATGTGGATGGTATTGATATGGCTTACCGTGTGCTAGCCGATCATGCTCGTACCATAACGATTGCCCTCGCTGATGGCGGCTTTCCGGATAACACCGGTCGGGGCTACGTGCTGAGACGAATTCTGCGTCGCGCGGTGCGTTACGCAACCGAAAAACTCAACGCAAAGCCCGGATTTTTCGCGACGCTTGTGGATACTGTTGTGCTCCTCCTGGGGGATACTTTCCCGGAAGTCAAGAAGGACCCACAACATATCAAGAACATCATCAACGAAGAGGAGCAGCAGTTTTTGAAGACGCTGACGCGTGGTCGTAATCTGCTGAATCGCACCATCGCCAAGCTGGGTGACAGCAAGATCATTTCGGGTGACGTTGCCTGGCGTCTTTACGATACGTACGGCTTCCCTGTGGATTTGACTCAGCTGATGGCCGAGGAGAGAAACATGAGCATTGATATGGAAGGGTATGAAAAGGCCAAACATCAGTCCTATATTCTGTCACAAGGCAAGGAAAAATCTAAGACGGCGACCGTTGATCTGGATGTGCACGCAATCTCCGAGCTACAGGAGAAAAAGATTCCCGTCACGGACGATTCCTTCAAGTACCGGTATAAGGCCGAGAGCATCGATCCATTAGCGCAATATATCTTCGAAGAATGCAGCGGAAAGGTGCTTGCTCTACGATATAACAATGAATTCGTCGAGGAGATCCAGACCGGACAGGAATGTGCTGTGATTTTGGACAAAACCAACTTCTACGCGGAGAGCGGTGGACAAATTTACGACCAGGGATATTTAGTTAAG ACCAGCGACGAGAGCACCGAGTTCAACGTGAATCTGGTCTACAATCGGGGCGGATACATTCTGCACATTGGAGTCGTCGAAGGAACGCTGCACGTTGGGGATGAGGTCGCATGCCACATGGATGTCACCCGCCGACAGCTAACGATGAAAAACCATTCTGCTACTCACGCTCTGAACCATTCGCTGCTGAAGGTGCTCGGACAGGATACAGACCAACGGGGTTCTCTGGTTGTTCCCGAGAAACTGCGGTTTGATTTTACCAACAAATCTGCGATGACGATCGAACAGGTCGCAGAGGCGGAACGGCTCACCCGGGAGGTGGTCAAGAAGAATGTACAGGTTTATGCTAAAGAAGCCAACCTCGCCGTGGCAAAGTCCATCAACGGGTTGCGATCAGTTTTCGATGAAGTCTACCCGGACCCGGTGCGTGTCATCTCGTTTGGTGTCCCTGTGGAAGAGCTCGAAACTCATCCAGAGGGTATAGCCGGAACGGAAACCTCGGTCGAGTTTTGTGGTGGAACTCATCTGCATCAATCTGGTCACATTGTGGATTTTGTCATCGCCACTGAGGAAGCAATCGCCAAGGGAATTCGTCGGATTGTCGCTTTGACCGGTCCAGAGGCGGTTAAGGCCCTCAAGAAAACCGAACTGCTAGAGAATGAAATGAACGCACTAAAATCGATTATCGAAGCCGATAAGACCGGAAAGGATTCCAAAGAGCACGTGAAGAAGATCGTTGAACTATCCGAAGACGTTTCTCAAGCGGTTGTTCCGTATGTGAAAAAAGATGAAatccgaaatgtgttgaaatcgCTGAAGAAGACACTTGATGACAAGGAACGCGCCGCCAGAGCAGCGGTTGCCACCACCGTCGTAGAAAACGCAAAAGAATTGTCTTTGGCAAACAAGGACGCACCATTCCTGGTACACCGATTGGAGGCCTTCAACAACACCAAAGCGCTCGATTTGGCGCTGAAGGAAGTGCGCAAAATTAATGCCGAGCAGTCGGCCCTGTTTGTGTCTTCCGATCCGGACACGAAAAAAATCTTCTGTCTGGCATCCGTCCCCAAATCTGCCGTCGAAAAGGGCCTTAAAGCGAACGAATGGATTTCGCACATCTCACCCAGCCTGGGAGGCAAAGGCGGTGGCAAACCGGAATCTGCACAAGCATCTGGTGCTAACTACGACAAGGTGGAGGAGATTCTTGAGCTCGCACGAAAGTTTGCCGCCTCGAAGTTGTCGTAA